In Nitrosarchaeum koreense MY1, one genomic interval encodes:
- a CDS encoding NADH-quinone oxidoreductase subunit D: MNPELPPGLALQKVDERIMTLNVGPQHPGSGHMRIIVQIDGDFIVACDPDPGYVHRGEEKMAEYRNYITNIPHLERPVIHDSCNVLYPYVLGVEEILGIEVPERAKYVRVIASELNRCIYTMYWLAIYGIFLGHSTMFMWPAGDRELLIDLMEKMTGARVTHAHFVPGGVRNDLPPNFEDVCLRQVNYFEKRIKEYAAIFYDNPILIARTKDTGILSRQDAIRLGTTGSVLRASGVDYDLRKKEPYDVYEELDVHTNVMKEGDSYARSKVPWLDMLESCAIIRQALQKMPKSGSVRVKLKPNPKGKGLDSVYKRVESGRGSLGCYIVSDAKPEPYRVKMSVGSFRNLIALPYLLKGEKLGNMPSVYWSLNYWPVEADR; this comes from the coding sequence ATGAATCCCGAATTACCGCCAGGACTTGCACTCCAAAAAGTAGACGAGAGAATCATGACTCTAAATGTTGGACCCCAACACCCAGGTTCTGGTCATATGAGAATTATTGTGCAAATAGATGGTGACTTTATTGTTGCATGTGATCCAGATCCAGGGTATGTTCATCGTGGAGAAGAGAAAATGGCTGAATATAGAAATTATATCACAAATATCCCTCATTTAGAAAGACCTGTAATTCATGATTCTTGTAATGTATTGTATCCATATGTTTTAGGAGTTGAAGAAATATTAGGTATTGAAGTACCTGAACGAGCTAAATATGTTCGAGTCATTGCATCTGAGCTTAACCGTTGTATCTATACAATGTACTGGCTTGCAATTTATGGAATTTTCTTAGGACATTCTACAATGTTTATGTGGCCTGCTGGTGATCGTGAACTCTTAATTGATTTAATGGAAAAAATGACTGGTGCACGTGTTACACATGCACATTTTGTACCTGGAGGAGTTAGAAATGATTTACCACCAAACTTTGAAGATGTTTGTTTACGACAAGTAAACTATTTTGAAAAACGTATCAAAGAATATGCTGCAATATTTTATGACAATCCAATTTTAATTGCCAGAACAAAAGACACTGGTATTTTATCAAGACAAGATGCAATTAGACTTGGAACAACTGGTTCCGTACTTCGTGCAAGTGGTGTTGATTATGATCTTAGAAAGAAAGAACCATATGATGTCTATGAAGAATTAGACGTTCATACTAATGTGATGAAAGAAGGGGATTCTTATGCAAGATCTAAAGTCCCATGGCTTGATATGTTAGAAAGTTGTGCAATAATTCGTCAAGCATTACAAAAAATGCCAAAATCAGGTTCTGTTAGAGTTAAACTTAAACCAAATCCAAAAGGTAAAGGACTTGATTCTGTATACAAACGTGTAGAATCTGGTAGAGGTTCTTTAGGATGTTATATCGTATCAGATGCAAAACCTGAACCTTATCGCGTAAAGATGAGTGTTGGTTCATTTAGAAATTTGATTGCATTACCATATCTTCTCAAAGGTGAAAAACTTGGTAACATGCCATCTGTTTATTGGAGTCTTAATTACTGGCCTGTGGAGGCAGATCGATAA
- the nuoH gene encoding NADH-quinone oxidoreductase subunit NuoH has protein sequence MSVIAPNFKFSEFVKSILDNLFWILLIFTLVGIPAVQIVLFYIEMPVIDGKLLTPFLALTWLADPSRTLPILKAFMNTDLFRIAAFPGFGFAALIAAGTIFIERKMLAKLQLRVGPFYCGKVEGILQLMGDGLKLISKEIIIPAKADKPIFWAAPVIFVATAAAFVALIPVAPGWVVADVDVGLLAVFAIIGFFPIITILSAWSSNSKFPFIGGIRALHQMVSFEIPLILSLLGVVILTGTLNLSEIVESQTNFPWIIFLPIGAIIFFITILAELERIPFDLPEAESEIVAGWLTEFSGMIYGLVQLGTYLKLYAFAALFVVLFLGGWTGPMIWPPFPEEIITDGIVMGPITAKIPGLPVFSQEMLNGVVWFVIKTVGVIFFILLPRGVFPRIRIDMLLSLGWYKLIGLAFVNIFIALGLLYAGVLGPGGIL, from the coding sequence ATGTCTGTTATTGCACCAAATTTCAAGTTTAGTGAATTTGTAAAATCTATTTTAGATAATCTATTCTGGATCTTACTTATTTTTACATTAGTTGGAATTCCTGCGGTACAAATTGTATTATTCTATATTGAAATGCCAGTTATTGATGGCAAATTACTTACACCATTTCTTGCATTAACATGGCTGGCAGATCCTTCTAGAACTCTTCCAATTCTAAAAGCATTTATGAATACTGATTTGTTTAGAATTGCAGCATTTCCGGGATTTGGTTTTGCAGCATTAATTGCAGCTGGAACTATCTTTATAGAAAGAAAAATGTTGGCAAAACTGCAACTACGTGTGGGTCCTTTCTATTGTGGTAAAGTTGAAGGAATTTTACAATTAATGGGAGATGGACTTAAGCTAATCTCAAAAGAAATTATTATTCCTGCAAAAGCAGACAAACCCATTTTCTGGGCTGCACCGGTGATATTTGTTGCAACTGCAGCTGCATTTGTTGCATTAATTCCAGTTGCACCAGGCTGGGTAGTTGCAGATGTTGATGTCGGATTGTTAGCTGTATTTGCAATCATTGGATTCTTTCCAATTATTACTATTCTATCTGCATGGTCTTCAAATAGTAAATTTCCATTCATTGGTGGAATAAGAGCATTGCATCAAATGGTGTCATTTGAAATTCCATTGATTCTCTCTTTATTGGGCGTAGTAATTCTTACTGGAACACTAAATCTTTCTGAAATAGTTGAAAGTCAGACTAACTTCCCATGGATTATTTTCTTACCAATAGGAGCAATTATTTTCTTTATTACCATATTAGCTGAATTAGAAAGAATTCCTTTTGATTTACCTGAAGCAGAAAGTGAAATTGTTGCTGGTTGGTTAACAGAATTTTCTGGAATGATCTACGGTCTTGTTCAATTAGGAACCTATCTGAAACTTTATGCATTTGCAGCTTTGTTTGTTGTTTTGTTTCTTGGTGGATGGACTGGACCAATGATATGGCCTCCATTTCCTGAAGAAATTATTACTGATGGAATAGTGATGGGTCCAATTACAGCTAAAATTCCTGGATTGCCAGTATTTTCTCAGGAGATGCTTAATGGTGTTGTATGGTTTGTAATTAAAACAGTAGGGGTGATATTTTTCATTCTATTGCCACGAGGAGTTTTCCCACGAATTAGAATTGATATGTTATTGAGTCTAGGTTGGTACAAACTAATTGGATTAGCATTCGTTAACATCTTTATAGCACTCGGATTGTTGTACGCTGGAGTCTTGGGACCTGGAGGAATATTGTAA
- a CDS encoding NADH-quinone oxidoreductase subunit I has protein sequence MNTATGIIKALNSGIKHLAIKRFTLRYPEEKLKFVGDGYQFDPSTGVGIAGYKGRHMLFHDHCTGCQLCSIACEGVAEAIAMVKVPEEHKQNKKAIMPQIDYGKCVFCGLCVDACPFYALYMTNDYELSSFSKEGLIYTPAQLQVKPYVSQDSSIQITDRGATHG, from the coding sequence ATGAATACTGCAACTGGAATTATCAAGGCATTAAATTCAGGAATTAAGCATTTAGCCATTAAACGATTTACATTACGATATCCTGAAGAGAAACTAAAATTTGTTGGAGATGGTTATCAATTTGATCCATCAACAGGTGTTGGAATTGCTGGCTATAAAGGACGTCATATGCTATTTCATGATCATTGTACTGGTTGTCAATTATGTTCCATTGCATGTGAAGGTGTAGCCGAAGCTATAGCGATGGTAAAAGTTCCAGAAGAACACAAACAAAATAAAAAAGCTATCATGCCACAAATTGATTATGGTAAATGTGTATTTTGTGGATTATGTGTTGATGCATGTCCATTTTATGCATTGTATATGACAAATGATTATGAGCTTTCTTCGTTTAGTAAAGAAGGTTTGATTTACACCCCTGCTCAACTTCAAGTAAAACCATATGTTTCTCAAGATTCATCAATACAAATTACTGATAGAGGTGCAACTCATGGCTGA
- a CDS encoding NADH-quinone oxidoreductase subunit J, producing the protein MADAVFLALSVITIGSAIAALEMRSLIYGSIALMGTLGGIAGFFLLLDSPFVAMFQLAVYVGSIAVLILFTVMLVKRELIFKKIEDKRRKFAGIALMLIFMVALGSVIMDSGIKSITTDEPAVDFRNIGADFLTYYWPALILMGLILAGSVTGALVLARREDIQNEQRTD; encoded by the coding sequence ATGGCTGATGCTGTATTTCTTGCATTATCTGTAATTACAATCGGTTCTGCAATTGCTGCATTAGAAATGAGATCTTTAATTTACGGGTCAATTGCATTAATGGGAACACTTGGTGGAATTGCTGGATTCTTTTTACTTTTAGATTCGCCTTTTGTTGCAATGTTTCAATTAGCAGTTTATGTAGGTTCAATTGCTGTTTTAATTTTATTTACTGTGATGTTGGTAAAAAGAGAATTAATCTTTAAGAAAATAGAAGATAAAAGAAGAAAATTTGCTGGTATTGCATTGATGTTAATTTTCATGGTTGCATTAGGTTCTGTCATAATGGATTCAGGTATCAAATCAATAACTACTGATGAACCTGCAGTTGATTTTAGAAATATTGGTGCAGACTTTTTAACATATTATTGGCCAGCTTTGATTTTAATGGGACTGATATTAGCTGGCTCAGTTACTGGTGCACTAGTTTTAGCAAGAAGAGAGGATATTCAAAATGAGCAACGAACTGATTGA
- the nuoK gene encoding NADH-quinone oxidoreductase subunit NuoK — protein sequence MSNELIDFVLVSIALLGIGIYGLSVKRNAIRMLFAVEIIINAANLNLVAFGRFLPHSGGQTLALFSIAIAAAEVAVGLSLIIVAYRMYQNIDIADFRSLKG from the coding sequence ATGAGCAACGAACTGATTGATTTTGTTTTAGTTTCTATTGCCTTGTTGGGCATTGGAATTTACGGATTATCTGTTAAAAGAAATGCAATTCGAATGCTTTTTGCAGTTGAAATAATTATTAATGCTGCAAATCTTAATTTGGTAGCATTTGGACGATTCTTACCTCATAGTGGCGGTCAAACATTAGCTTTATTTTCAATTGCAATTGCTGCTGCCGAAGTTGCGGTAGGACTTTCATTAATTATAGTTGCATATCGTATGTACCAGAATATTGACATTGCAGACTTTAGGAGTTTGAAAGGATAA
- a CDS encoding complex I subunit 4 family protein yields the protein MEYALLQAVFLPLLLSPVAYIIGRKLGPTPAMWFTFGLLLYTTVLVILAALSGTTEEHYPWTEQFGEFGFLLDGLASPFAIIIYVLSTILALYSKPYMIHRFHEQYEEEQHEITSTTSGHSEIVESSSLSNYVNAKSGLYFALYLVFAMGMLGTVLATNLIEFYVFFEIMLIPGFFLVALWGAGPRRKIGLMFLFWTHAGAVVLLLGFLMIGLTIGSFDFADIDESKIPHDILMLSAIAISIGLGVKLAVFMFHIWLPWVHGSAPTPISALLSPAMIGIGAYGIFRLIVEFLPNTFAELSIWFHIWGLVTMIYGGAMALMQDDIKRLLAYSSISQMGYILFGIGSMSALGLSGAEMMYVTHALGKGILFMMAGIIIVKVGTRNISQLGGLAGKMPITAVCAMIGALTIMGVPPTSGFMGEWTLFFGALETAIEEGSTVRAVTFGLGLVATALTMSYMLWMLKRVFFGKLPEHLEKVKEGSWYMTAPMMVLAGFTIVLGIYPDIFFNQIIPYMNGVLGV from the coding sequence ATGGAATATGCACTTTTACAGGCAGTTTTCTTGCCATTATTATTATCTCCTGTGGCCTACATTATTGGAAGAAAACTTGGTCCTACTCCTGCAATGTGGTTTACATTTGGACTTTTGCTTTATACAACTGTACTAGTAATTTTAGCCGCACTAAGTGGTACTACGGAAGAACATTATCCATGGACAGAACAATTTGGTGAATTTGGTTTCTTGTTGGATGGTTTAGCATCGCCATTTGCTATTATAATTTACGTACTCAGTACAATCTTAGCACTTTACTCAAAACCATACATGATTCATAGATTTCATGAACAATATGAAGAAGAACAACATGAAATCACATCAACAACTAGTGGACATTCTGAAATAGTTGAATCCTCTTCTCTTTCAAACTATGTTAATGCAAAATCAGGACTTTACTTTGCACTTTATCTTGTTTTTGCAATGGGAATGCTTGGAACTGTTCTTGCTACAAATCTAATTGAATTTTATGTGTTCTTTGAGATTATGCTGATTCCTGGTTTCTTTTTGGTTGCTCTTTGGGGTGCTGGTCCTAGAAGAAAGATTGGTTTAATGTTCTTATTTTGGACACATGCAGGTGCCGTTGTTCTATTATTAGGATTTTTAATGATTGGTCTTACTATCGGAAGTTTTGATTTTGCAGATATTGATGAATCAAAAATTCCACATGATATTTTGATGCTTTCAGCTATTGCTATTTCAATTGGTCTTGGAGTCAAATTAGCAGTATTCATGTTCCATATTTGGCTCCCTTGGGTCCACGGTTCTGCACCAACTCCAATTAGTGCATTATTGTCTCCTGCTATGATTGGTATCGGTGCTTATGGTATTTTCAGATTGATTGTAGAATTTTTACCAAATACATTTGCTGAACTTTCAATTTGGTTTCACATATGGGGACTTGTTACAATGATTTACGGCGGTGCAATGGCTTTAATGCAAGACGATATCAAACGACTACTTGCATATTCTAGTATAAGTCAAATGGGTTACATTCTATTTGGAATCGGTTCAATGTCAGCACTTGGGTTATCTGGTGCTGAAATGATGTATGTTACACATGCACTTGGTAAAGGAATTCTCTTCATGATGGCTGGAATAATAATTGTTAAAGTTGGCACAAGAAATATTTCTCAACTAGGTGGTCTAGCTGGAAAGATGCCAATTACTGCTGTATGTGCAATGATTGGTGCATTGACTATCATGGGGGTTCCTCCAACTAGTGGCTTTATGGGTGAATGGACTTTATTTTTTGGAGCATTAGAAACTGCGATTGAAGAAGGATCAACTGTCCGAGCAGTTACATTTGGTTTGGGTCTAGTTGCAACTGCATTAACAATGTCATACATGCTTTGGATGCTCAAACGCGTATTCTTTGGAAAACTTCCAGAACATCTTGAGAAAGTAAAAGAAGGAAGTTGGTATATGACTGCACCAATGATGGTACTTGCAGGTTTTACTATTGTTCTAGGAATTTATCCGGACATATTCTTTAATCAAATAATTCCGTACATGAATGGAGTATTGGGGGTTTAG
- a CDS encoding NADH-quinone oxidoreductase subunit L → MATEALGLPFEVGASSAWLIWILPFIAALIMPGVGKISKRSTGYVAVGFALMSALSAASLLPMALEAHEVHDQISWISSIGLKAGVLADPLSVIMANVVAWISFLIMIYSTGYMKGDKSITRFWFWMMFFIGSMQLIVLSDNLLQVFFGWEGVGLASYALISFWYRDKKKDHVGTEGRTVLGLLDYYSPTHAGMKAFIMTKVGDVMMIAGMLLIFLFAGTFGFRELMHDTAWATSMSAQGLLIPAFVLLFGGAIGKSAQFPLNEWLLEAMTGPTAVSALIHAATMVKAGVFLVMRLAPLVFALSAAGILADQFFEIILLVGATTALLLGLQGMVNSEIKKVLAYSTGSQIGYMMMVLGIAGLSEQFVNGFTAGFFHLISHAMFKASLFMAAGSLLHVVGSRFMTDMGGLRKHMKKTYAFMWAAGLGLMGAPFITTGFWSKDSIFGAVYTSGHEWAIPIFAIAVLTAIITAFYTTRMLGLVFYGSKSKHIQKMEEEGHHIHEAPLSMWVPYGILAVLTIAIGIIGLSFEVGLHELFTEYLEESFGIHSIHHEIENSILPGFLDGVNPVALAASLTAFGIGTGLGYVFYIGRWVDPVKFVNSNIFFYAIHKVILNRFYLNAIIYWCFVVAPLWISRGVFRYFEKTAIDYGMNSGLQKAVGWSAKVVQGTQTGVAQSYLFVFGAGLLFVVLILLI, encoded by the coding sequence ATGGCTACTGAAGCATTAGGTTTACCATTTGAAGTAGGTGCCTCAAGTGCATGGTTGATTTGGATTCTACCTTTTATTGCAGCTCTAATCATGCCGGGAGTTGGAAAAATATCCAAACGCTCAACTGGTTATGTTGCAGTAGGTTTTGCTTTGATGAGTGCTCTTTCAGCCGCATCCCTATTGCCAATGGCATTAGAAGCACATGAAGTTCATGATCAAATTTCTTGGATTAGTTCAATTGGTTTGAAAGCTGGTGTATTAGCTGATCCTCTTTCAGTAATTATGGCAAATGTAGTTGCATGGATTTCATTCCTCATTATGATTTACAGTACAGGATACATGAAAGGCGATAAATCGATTACAAGATTTTGGTTCTGGATGATGTTCTTTATTGGTTCAATGCAATTAATTGTATTATCTGATAATTTACTACAAGTCTTCTTTGGTTGGGAAGGTGTAGGGCTTGCATCATATGCGTTGATCAGCTTTTGGTATCGTGATAAGAAGAAAGATCATGTGGGAACTGAAGGACGAACTGTTCTTGGACTCTTAGATTATTATTCTCCAACTCATGCTGGAATGAAAGCTTTCATCATGACAAAAGTAGGTGACGTGATGATGATTGCTGGTATGCTTTTGATATTCTTGTTTGCTGGAACATTTGGATTTAGAGAATTAATGCATGATACAGCTTGGGCAACATCAATGTCTGCTCAAGGTCTCTTAATTCCTGCATTTGTATTATTATTTGGTGGTGCAATTGGTAAATCTGCACAATTCCCACTTAACGAATGGTTGTTAGAAGCAATGACTGGTCCAACCGCAGTTTCAGCTTTGATTCATGCTGCAACTATGGTAAAAGCAGGTGTTTTCCTAGTGATGAGATTAGCGCCACTAGTTTTTGCTTTAAGTGCTGCAGGAATTTTGGCAGATCAATTCTTTGAAATAATTCTCTTAGTTGGTGCAACAACTGCACTTCTATTAGGGCTTCAGGGAATGGTTAATTCTGAAATTAAAAAAGTACTTGCATATTCTACCGGTTCTCAAATTGGTTACATGATGATGGTGCTGGGAATCGCTGGATTGTCAGAACAGTTTGTTAATGGATTTACTGCAGGTTTCTTCCATCTAATTTCTCATGCAATGTTTAAAGCATCATTATTCATGGCTGCAGGATCATTGTTACATGTTGTAGGTTCAAGATTTATGACAGATATGGGTGGATTACGAAAACACATGAAAAAGACTTATGCGTTTATGTGGGCTGCTGGTCTTGGATTGATGGGTGCACCATTTATCACAACTGGTTTCTGGAGTAAAGATTCTATTTTTGGTGCTGTTTATACATCAGGACATGAATGGGCAATACCGATATTTGCAATTGCCGTACTAACAGCAATAATTACTGCATTTTACACAACTAGAATGTTAGGATTAGTATTCTATGGTTCAAAGAGTAAACATATCCAAAAAATGGAAGAAGAAGGACATCACATTCATGAAGCTCCATTATCTATGTGGGTACCATATGGAATTCTAGCCGTACTTACAATTGCTATAGGTATAATCGGTTTGTCATTTGAAGTAGGATTACATGAATTATTTACTGAATATCTTGAAGAATCATTTGGAATTCATTCTATACATCATGAAATTGAAAACTCTATACTGCCCGGATTCTTAGATGGAGTTAATCCTGTTGCATTAGCGGCATCACTAACTGCATTTGGAATCGGAACTGGATTAGGATATGTGTTTTATATTGGTAGGTGGGTTGATCCAGTTAAATTTGTAAATTCAAATATTTTCTTTTATGCTATCCATAAAGTTATTTTGAATCGATTTTATCTTAATGCAATTATTTACTGGTGCTTTGTAGTTGCTCCTCTATGGATTTCAAGAGGCGTATTCAGATATTTTGAAAAGACTGCTATCGATTATGGAATGAATAGTGGATTACAAAAAGCAGTTGGTTGGAGTGCTAAAGTAGTTCAAGGAACTCAAACCGGTGTAGCGCAATCTTATCTATTCGTATTTGGAGCTGGATTACTATTTGTAGTCTTGATATTGTTGATATAG